The DNA region TTTGCTAAGTGGAGTTGCAAATGAAAGCGCAAAGAGAGCCAAGCAGATAGCATAAGTGAGTAAGCTGAGTAGTGAGAAGTTGGAGAGGAAACAGAAAGGGAGTGTGGGCTCATAATTTGAGAAATCTGTTAGAGTATATAGAGCAGTTATTTAGACAGAGAAAGATTAAAGGGTCTTCTCTTTTTAAGGTGAGAGAGAATCAAGTATTATGATATTGTAGATAGAAAGAATTTGTAGATAGGGAGAAATTAGTTATACATAAGAAaagataattttagaaaaatctctCAGAGGAGACAGAAGGCATAGAGTAGAGAACATGGAAGGATTAATTCTGAACGTGGAGAAAGTAAGGAGTAATGAAGAATGTTGAGGCATTTTTAAAGAGAGTGAGTTGAAAGAGTTCTTACTTTCTGGCTTACGTTTTATAGAAGGGACTACATTTTTACTAAAGCAGAGAATTGAGAAGGGGACTACATGAGGGTGGTAATACAGCAATTAGGAATGGTAGAGGAAATGGAATAGAGACGTACCAGTGTTTTCCAAATGGCTCTCTGCTGATACTAGAAAACCCAGGACTCCAGTACTCTTCTTCCACCACAGCCtggataaaggaggaaagaaagtgaATAGGTGGCTTGATCCTAGGTGGCTTGATCCAAGGCGGCTAGTTTGCAAGCCAGGTGAAAGGGAGAGGAGTTGGAGTTTGTGATCAGACATTCGAACTTTGGAATTATCTCTTTGAAAGTGGGCCAGTTCCAGGGGCTGACAATGGAAATGGGTGGCTGAGCTGAAATGGAGGTGAATGTCAATTGAATAATTAATATAGATTATCAGAGattctttcttaaatatatacattctctGAAACCATGaacaaatataaatttcttttctaGTGAGAGTGACCCCAGCTTGTGGACAACCAGTAACTTCTTTCTAAAAAAGAAGTCGAGCAGTGAGGATGAAGAGCTGGCAGGGCCTTCCCATACTGACACCCCTAAACTTCAGGGTATGACCTCATCCCATTTTATTAGCAGATTCTTGAAGAGGCTATATTTCAGAGGTATGCACAAAGAAATTTCTAATATAAATGCAGGTCCTGAGCTAGGAAAAActttttcaaatggggaaaacatGATTTTCTaggattttcctttaaaaatgaagaaaatgctcCACACCTCACATTCATAAAGGGCACATTTCTAccctttctttaaatattttagtatagCAGACATGTCAATTTAATAAAAtgatctgtttttatttcttaatgattTGTATAGCCTTGAATATGAcctgcttcttcattttcttaattttaatttgttgcaCAGTATAtacttttaagtaaaataataacttttttttggaTTATACATTATCACGTGttgtgggaaaaagaaaatacaggtatatataataaaataagtcATAATACTGAAGAATATACCAAattttttctgtgtatatgtatttacatttgtatataatataaatataaccatggagaaaaatatacatatataattattgtGTATAAGGTTGAAGAATCACATACATACCTCAGAAACCTTGGAGTCAGAGAAGATCTTAGAGGTCACATTTCAATCTCTCATCAAGTGCCAGAATCGTCTTCTCTGAtgactttttttaatttgaggCATGTCGAATCTAATTAAGGCAATATCACACTATATAATTATTAAAGTACAGTTCTCACACAAAAATAGTTTacaagaaaatactttttaaatactGAAGTATAACTTATATACTGTAAAATTCACCCTTCTAGCATACAGTTCTGTAAGGTTAGACAAAGGTCTACCACTGCTGTCAAGATACAGTACATTTCCTTCACCCCTCAAATTTCTCTTGTGCTCTTGTGTAGTCAGCTCCTAACTCCACCACCAACACCTGGCTACCTGTAAtctgttttcattctctttacttttgtctttttcaaAGTGTCATGTGGATGGAATCATAAATACATTGCATTTTGAGTATTTTGCACTTAGTATAAAGCTATCCACACCATTGCATTTAccagtatttaatttaaaaaaatttgctgagtagtattctattatatGGCTACACCAGTTTGTTTAGCCATTTACAGTTtgaaggacatttgagttgtttccagattTGGCAGTTATGGATAAAAGCATTACAAATAGTCACACACCAGTTTTGTGTAAACCtaagtttccatttctttaaggtAAATATCTAGGGGTGGGACTTCGGAGTCATAAGTATATAAAtgacaaactattttccaaagaggctgtaccaatatgctttttactttcttttcctgcTACTCTTTTTCCTCTTCGTGTTTCAGTTTAGGCAATTTTTATTAACCTGTCTTCAAGCTTATTaactctttcctcagctgtgctgACTCTACTAATGAACCCattgaaagcattttttttttttttttgcggtacgcgggcctctcactgttgtgacctctcccgttgcggagcacaggctccggacgcacaggctcagtggccatggctcacgggcccagccgctccgcagcatgtgggatcttcccggaccagggcacgaacccgcgtcccctgcatcggcaggcggactctcaaccactgtgccaccagggaagggaagccgccAGGGGGgtactttttaaagtaacttgTTTTTACTTATCCCTGGTaccagaaactaagacaacaccACTTCTACTTCTGCCTAAGCAAACTCTGACTGGAgagatgaaaaaattgaaaagggGAGTTGGGGCGGTTGAGAGTGAGTGTTGGAAGTTGCCTAATCCTGGGATGTACTTCGGCTGCTTCTGCTGAGAGTGACGGATATGTATGGAGTCCTTAAGATATCCTGATAatcactgtgccaggcactgttgctCCTCACTGAGTAGCAAAGAGTTCAGTGTGCTTACTGGTACCTCCAGTTACTGTGCTCAATGAATGTGGTAATATTGAGATTTGTATGGGGTGCTTTGGGAGCTCAGAAGGGAAGTATTTAGCTCTCCTTGGGCTTGGGGGGAAGATTTGctagaggaggtgacatctggaTTGAGAATAACCCAAAtgagaaagatggaaagagaaaGTAGATGATCAAGGTATAAAATAGCATGGGATATGTATAGAGAGATACAAGTAGTTAAGTGTTTCTGGAATGTAAAAGTTCAATGCCAGGGAGTAATGAGAGGTGAGATGAGGCTATAGAAAATAAGTAGAGAAAGCCAGAACATGAAATGTCTTGGAACGTGAACTTCATTATGAAGATAATTGGGAGACATTGAACAATTTTAGTAAGAAGCGTCCATGATCAGCTACGGCAGTTAACAATTAGATAGAAAGCAGAGACTTTGGTGTTTTTCAGATAAAATTGGCAGACTTTATGTGACTTATGACTTGTGACTTATAAGGAGCGTTCAAAAATTATGCTGTCAAATGCGATAGCCACATTTggctattttatatttaaattatttaaacttacataaaataacaaattcagtttctcatttgTAGTATCCACACTTCTAATATTTAATCACATGTTACTAGTGGCTACCATTTGGGCAGCAAAGATATAGAACATCTGCATCATtgtagaaagttctattgggAAGTATTGGTCTAGAATAACTCATAGAATAATTCATTTCTTGCTCTAACAGActcagaaaatagaaaaggaatgATTTATAGGAGAAGGTGATGTTACATTGCTCTAAGTGGATTTGATTAGCAGGTAGGTGATACATGTGTTCTATAGGAGTGAAGGGGATGGGAGTTAAACCGGAAACTTGAAAAGAGTGATGAGATTTGGAGTCATCATCAAAGAAGTTGATTGGAGCACAGGCAATGATCAGGAAAAGGGTTGCTGGAGGTGTGAGGTTGGAACCCATAATttgcaataacaataaaatatgcAACTATGTGATTAATTTTTTCCTAACCATGGGATTCCTGAACACAGGTTATGAGACTTGCCCAGGGAGGGATGTTGCTTAGTATATGTGGCAGGATTCAAAGGATGAAAGGAGTTGACAGTTTGGAAAGAGAATGATTTAGATAATCAGCCATGAAGTCTAAATTTAGGAAGATGGATGGAATCAGGGGCTAGGAGGAAATGGAGGACAACAAGGACAGGAGAGCTCCATTTAGTCACATTGTTGGAGTTGAAGTGAAGCACAAATGAGGTGGTAGCATAACAGCTTCTGCTCAGAAAATGATGTTGGAATCTAAGAACTGGAAGATTTTTGATGCTGGACATTATAGGTGATGGTGAGCCCAAGGAGTGATCACATTGTGAGGACTAGAGGAAAGAAATGGTCTCCTCtgcaagagagaaataaaaatgtgaggTTAGAGTGTCTGTTTGGCTGTTGAGATCCCAAATTTGCCTGGTCAGAATCTGTGGTAGGGTGATAGCAATGAGAAGGTGAAGCTAAGAGGTATGAAACTCAAAAGGAAGAGAGGTTTTTGTTCAAAGAGAAGGAATAATGAATTGGAAATAGCATTGGGCAGCAAGTGGTATGCAACCTAACCTCTAGGCTCTGTGGTACCTAACCTCTAGGCTCTGTGGTACCTGGAGTACAGGAAAATACGTGGCCTTGATTAGAGAGGGCTGCAGAGTGCAGTGCCCGTGGGAGGCAAGGCCAGGAAGTGGAAGAAGCATTTAGGGAAGTGATGATAGTTTCCACGAGTTTACTGTGGGATGGGGGCTTGAGTGCAAAGGGAGATGTTGAAGAGATagagaagtggggagggaggggaaaagataGAATTGAAGAGCATGAGGATCGGAGCATAGAGTGGTATGACAGAGGAGGCCAAGGATAGTAATAATGGCTGACATTGATGGAGAGCTTGCTGGCTGTGTGCTAGGCCCTGTGCTTGCTCTGTACACCTGAGGATTTGCCTGATCCTTCACTCTCCTAACACTTGTTGATTCCCTCCTATTAACCAAGTATTGTGCCAGATGCTGGagatagaaaacagaaacagtctcaacTCTTAGAGTGCTTACAGTCTAGCGGGGAAGGAAAACACCAGTTCCAAATAACATGTGATACATGCTATGGCAGGAGAAAGGACAGCATGCTTGGAGAATACAGGCCAGGTGGGAGGTCCAGAGGAATGATCTGTCTGCAAGGATTCAAATGCTTGGTTTCACCTGTGCACCGTTGACAAGGGCATCTAGGATGGTGGCCTTTGGGCTGAGACCCACAAGCCTCAAAACCATGGGGTTGATGTTTGAAGAATCTGCATCATGGCACTGTGTCAGGAAACCAGTGAGGCCCACCTTCTTGCAGGTTCTCAGTGGTCAACAGTGCATGAAAGATGTAATCCCTAAAATATGTGATGGAGTGAGAGCTATCCTCAATTTGGTGCCTTCACAAGATTTTCAAGTGTTGTTTTCCTCATCCAATGTCACGTACCGGTGATTCAAAATTGAAGTTTTATATTTGGAACTTAGGAAAATTGTATTTCTATTTGGAATGTAGAAAACAGTGGTACATTAGGGAGAAGCAGAGGAGCAGTGAGGAACCCTTCCTGAGTTTTTTCACGAAGGCGCCCAGTGAAGTAAAACGAGGGCCCCACACTGGGGAAAGGGCGAACCCGCTGGAAAGGATGATCGGTAAACCCAAAGTGCTTTATCTGTCAACCCTGAGTAGAGTTCCATGGCTCCACTTCCAGGGCGTTCAGCAAAAGAGTGGGGACCAGAGTCTACTCACATGGTCATTAACTGCCCTATTCGCATCACCGGAGGAGGTTGCCCCCCACCAAATCCCGGTTAAGCAGCTTGACAGCACTTactgttttaattaaatttagtatcagggcttccctggtggcacagtggttgagagtccgcctgccgatgcaggggacatgggttcgtgccccggtctgggaagatcccacatgccgcggagtggctaggcccgtgagccatggctgctaagcttgcatgtccagagcctgtgctccacaatgggagaggccacaacagtgagaggcccacgtaccgcaaaaaaaaaaaaaaaaaaaaaaaaaaatttagtatcaTAATATTTAAGCCAAGATAGATTGCTGATTAAGATTGCTGAATAAGATTCTATCTTATTCCTAACATGTTAGCTCATCTTTCATCCTAAGTGTTTTGGATTCTTGGTTTGTTTGGACTCTTCTACATTCTCATGGTGCAGAAGAAAGATGGTAGAGTTAGATTTGGGAGGGCTACATTATTGTCCTAGCTCTAAACATATGAGCCTTCTGACCTAGCATACATCTATCAGTCAATCAAATTCTTGctttttcatctgtaaactgaggaTATCACAGTGCTTTCCTCCCCAgggttgatgtgaggattaaatgagataatgcatgtgaagtccttagcacagtacctggcacagagtaagggcTAAATTCCTGTCACctgttagtatttttatttttattatcctgTTACCATATAGCAATTACTATTACTATTTCTggcatattagaaattaaaagaagaTCTCTACTATAAGACGTTGATAAATCTCTCCTCTCTCcgcctttctctccctccctccctccttctctctctccctctctcccaccctctctctttccctttctccctctctccctccccaccgcacccccacccccacagacAGGAGCTAGTCACTTTGTAAAACACTTGCAGTTCACCAAGTGGCCAGACGATGGCACTCCTGCCTCAGCAGAAGGTTTTATAAAGTATGTTCGTTATGTAAGGAAGAGCCACCTTACAGGACCCATcattgttcactgcagtgctggcGTGGGCCGGGACAGGGGTGTTCCTATGTGTGGATGTTGTGTTCTGTGCCATTGAAAAGAACTTTTCAGTAAGTGTGTGAATTACGCAGATAAACTGATGCTGTTAGTAAACACTATACTTTTAACAGCCTTCTAATAACTGAAGACTAATATTTGGCCTTCAAGAGCAAGCAAGTAAATAGAGAGCCTGTGAGCTTTGGATACCTGCTTCTCACTTAACTGCTGCAGGTTCTTggaggtggttgtgaggattaaagtaCACAATGCAAATGAATGGCTTTGGACAGTGTCTGGAGCGTGGTAGGTGCATCgtaaacatgagctcattttccttttctttccctccaccCACACATACAGTTTTTAGAATCTTGTTAGAGAATGTTCATGATGTGTGCCTatttttaatgaacagaaataCATGCATGTGAGcacattgggaaaaaaaaagtagacttcagagtTAATGAGAGGTCCCTGGCTTTGACTGCCAGTTTTGCTACACATTTTAGATTTTGGTGACTTTCTGCAAATTGCTTATCTTCTCTGAAACctagttttctcatatgtaaagtAAGGATAATAATATTGTTGGGTTTGAGTCAATCATTAACaattctttattttcctccaaa from Mesoplodon densirostris isolate mMesDen1 chromosome 1, mMesDen1 primary haplotype, whole genome shotgun sequence includes:
- the PTPN20 gene encoding LOW QUALITY PROTEIN: tyrosine-protein phosphatase non-receptor type 20 (The sequence of the model RefSeq protein was modified relative to this genomic sequence to represent the inferred CDS: deleted 1 base in 1 codon), translated to MRKVFENEVNSGEVELFLQDFQHSDDFEDQFKKKTESESDPSLWTTSNFFLKKKSSSEDEELAGPSHTDTPKLQGKLYFYLECRKQWYIREKQRSSEEPFLSFFTKAPSEVKRGPHTGERANPLERMIGKPKTGASHFVKHLQFTKWPDDGTPASAEGFIKYVRYVRKSHLTGPIIVHCSAGVGRTGVFLCVDVVFCAIEKNFSFNIMNIVGQMREQRYGFH